The window TGTGCGGCTTCAGTTTCACACATCAGAAGCACACCAGTGTCGAACTAGCAATTGATCTGTTCAAAGCTGCCAATCGGCACTTCCCGTGCCATAAACGGTCCGTGTCCTCCTCAAGAAAGttcttgttcttgctgttcctcgtagAATTGAGCTGTACCGCTGTAGGCCATTTATGTTTCGAATTGCCTGTTTGAGTACTAAGAAAATTGCCATATGCCCTTCTAAGATATTAGGTAAATAATTGATGTTCTGCTTAGAAATTTCCAAAACATTCAGTAATTGCTGTTCTGCTTCTAAGCAAATCTCTGGTATTGAGTTTGTCAAATGACAATACAGAGAAGCCACATGAAACCCTTGAGTCCTTGAGCTTGTTTTAGCAATTTGATTTCCATATCCATAGTATAGGTCTAGGGAGGGATGTGAATGTTTTCGAAGGGGAGCTTGTAGAACCTTTTGGATCTATAAATGTCAGAACCCCATCAGTAGCGCTAAATGTCATTCTCGCCATTCTCGGCACCTTGTTCTTGCAGTATTCTTGGCTACTCATACTTCTGCCTTTACATTAGCtttccagattttttttttcgttcCAAATCATCTCTTCATATAAGTTTACTATGTAGCAATAAGCATTTACTACATGGATTTGAACTTTTTTATTCTCTTTTTTGGTATATAGGCACCAAGTACGGCGCCAGTGATGCTTTCTTCTGGGTCTGATGCTTCTCCTGAAGCTAGTCCTACCAGGACCACTCCATCTAGAGAACAAGGAAATGGAGAAAAGCAGGCTAGTTTAGATTATGCTGGTGACAGAGATGACCCTGAACAAAACAAGGGCAAACCTCTGAAATTTGCTAGAAGAAAAACCCTCAGTAGTAAAAAAGGTAGATCTGGTCGACCTGTCTACACTGTGCGATAAAATTATGAAGCAGCGAGTGCTTCTCATTAAAAATTTGATCCATTTGCTACACATAGTTCAAGTTGCTTATAGATTCTTTTGACAAACATGCAGAAGGACCAACCACAGATGAAAAACAAGATAACACTAGTCGCTCGGTATGGATTTAAATGTTGTTTTGAATTCCCTAGCTTTAATTCATGTTATGTTGCTATCCAGGTCTAGTTTTTTGCGACTTCCATCAAAATTGAACAAGTAATAAAAATGCTCCCtccatttttaaatatatgGCACGTAGGACAAGCTAATTCGTTTAGCTTGTCCTAAACAACATATATTTAAGACCTGAGGGAGTAGGACTCTGTAAACATCAAATGAATTATTAAAGGCTCTGGTTATTCTAACATTTGCCATCGATACAGTTGACCGTGCATCTTTTTCGTGCACAGGTGATCAGTTCCTGTTTGTGGCAACTGTTATTTTGGACCTTATCTTTTGAATATTCAATTTTTTATGTGCTGCTAGTGATCAGATATTGCAATTCTTATGTTTAATTTAACTTTTACAACTTAGTAGGTGCAGACACTGGTGTTGTAGTTTTGCAATTAATTGCTGTacctatttttttaattagacTCCAAAGAAGGATATGGTTACACTTTCATATGGTTCTGATGCTTCCCCTGGAAACAGCCCTTCAAGGGCTGGTGATGCTGATCATGAAGAGAACTCATTTAGCAGTCCCAAGAGAAAAGGTGTTCAACAAACTAAGAATAAAAAACCAAAGGTTGCGGGAACGAAATCTGATCCAGACCAAATAGGTGGTAAGACATTTTAGTGTGCCTGCCAATTCAGTTACCAGCTTAACAATGAGATTTGTGAATAACATGTACTTACTGTTTCATGGTCCAACATAGACACATTGGAACATCAAGAGGGAGTTGCTGAGGATGAAATGCAAGATAAACTTACAGGAAACCTTGTAAGATGTCTTACTCACCTCTCTCTACTCTTTGCCTTTGCACCCCCTGATATTTTGGATGATAAACTTTTTGGGCATTTACCAAAGGGAAAAGAATAAAAGGAATGAATTCAGCTTGTACCTTTCTGTGTGATTATTTAGGTCTGTGCAGCTTTTTGATTGAGTGTATGCTTTTCTCCTAAAATGTCAGGTCTCCCAGAGGTTACCATTAATATTTCCCGATAAAGTTCAACGTTCAAAGGTATGATCAACTCTTACTGGAGTTTGTGCTCTGCGCCTCTGCCTATGTGAATGCTTCCCATTAAAATTTTTATGCTTGCAACCAAATGCTATCAACAGTCCTGTTGTCCTCCCCCATTCTTCTTCTGTTCCTTCGTAAAAACTGTCCGCTTAGCATTGGTGCAAAGGTATTTAAATTTATAATCAACGGAGGTACAATCAGGAGATTTGACATTTAAATTGTGTTTTTTATGATACTGTATACATGTCCACTCATAGCAAATAATGACTTAGAACGAGAGTATGGGTTAGGTTAAAATTTCTGAATTGTGTACATGTGACTATGTCGTAAAGCTGAACTATCAACAATTGAACTTCTGGAAAATAACTCAGTGAAGCTATTACCTAGAAACTCCCAATTATATTATCCAACAATTTATGCTATTAATATTTACTTTATTTAATAATCCTTTGTTCTGTTTATTTGGTTGTTTTTCTAGGCACTGATTGAATGTGATGGTGACTCGATAGATTTGAGTGGAGATATTGGCGCTGTTGGGAGGATAGTAGTTTCAAATGGTCCTACTGGAAGTCAGGATTTGTTGTTAGACCTGAAAGGTACCATTAAGTAACTTTCACGTTAGATACTTCATTATATTTCTTAATTCCTGTGGTAGGAAATCCCAGGCAAGATATCTGCATTAAAACTCTGCTTAAGCATTTGAAAACCAGCCCTGTTTTGCCTTGATACATGCATATTCGAAGAGTTAGCTAATTATTTCTCTTTCTGTACTCAAACAGGAATGATATACAAAACAACTATAGTTCCATCCAGGACATTCTGTGTTGTAAGTTATATGTCAAACTCAAGTAAAATTTTATTATGCGGACTTGGTATTTAATCCTTGGTTTTCTCTTTCAGGTGAGTGTGGGACAATCAGAAGCAAAGGTTCGTAAATGATTAAATAAATTTATAAGCATATTAGTGTTATCCAACATATCAGTTTATACATGTCATAAAATGTCATAAATTCGAGCGTCTAATGTGCCATCTCCAACTGTACATTTATCTATGTATTCCATTTTTCCAGGTCACTTTTATTCCAAGGCAACTGTTTATCATAATCCATCCCCTGTTTTTCCTGTGCAGATAGAGGCTATAATGAATGACTTCATTCAACTTGAACCACAGTCCAATTTATTTGAAGCGGAGACTATGATGGAAGGTTAGCATAATTATAGGCATCAGATCAGATCATCTTTATTGTACATAGCTGCCATGCAAGTTACTATGGCATGCTCCTAATTCTTTGATTGAGCTATTTATTGGTGCTTTCTCATTTGAGTGTAGCTTTAGTGACTTAGTGTTAGTATGCACCTGTGAGGAAAAACCAATCTGCATGAAGTTATGGAGTCATTGTTTATGTGATGACAGCCTgcgttataaacttataatttcTCTAATTCTCTTCACTAATATTATAGATCTATCTTCTGTATAGGTACCCTTGACGGATTCACATTTGATTCAGATGACGAGGGTGATAAGCTCCCTGAATCACAGGCTTATCAAAATGATCAGAATAATGAAGATGACGGTCAACCTAAGGCGAAAACCAAAAGAAAAGCTGAGAAACAAGTGGTACGTTTCCTTGCCTCCACTTCAGTTGATAACTAACTTGTTATAACCCAATTATGTTagcgttcaagaaaaaaaaactaacctaATTAGTTGTAGCGTTTCTAGGATTTTGTTATGTACAGAAGATGGCCATTGAAGTGTTCCAGATTTGTAGTGAACTAGTGATTGGGAATTCTGAATTAGAGGTGTTAAGATCCAGATTGAGCTTTTATCAGTGGCATTTGAAGGCTTAATTATTTAACTTGCTTGTGCAATTGTTATTATGTCCTTTGCACTGAGAGCCGTTATCAGGATTCAGGAAATTTGCATGAGCCTTCAGCACTGTTTCTTAGGCTTCCTTCTGCTGTTCCCATGTTCAGCTAGTAATTTCACATAACCATTACCAAAGATGTAGAGAACGTGCTACCAATAAGTTTGTGATGAATCTGGATATGGATAAGGAAAAGGAAAGATGGCATAAACTCCAGGTTTTGCTTGCTGGTCTcttccttggtggcttggtgctAGTGCGTTGCTATTCTCATTTCATAGTACCAATTATGGAAGAGTGTGAAACCATCTTGGCTTACATTTAATTGTGTGCATCTCGACATCAAGGTGCTCCTGATGGAAGCCCTAATTGATTCTTGTGACATGCAGGGCAAGGCACTGAAAAAGGCCAAGGTTGCAGGGAAGGCCCCTAAAAAGGGTGCAAGGAAAACCCAGCCTGCGAAGAGAACTAGGAAGGCGAAAAAATGATGCATGCTGATTTATTCGACGATAAAGGCTGTGGAGAACTTGAGATAGCTGGCGGCTGATAATTCACTCTGAAGTCTGATCGTCTGAACAGATAGCTCTTTGCTGAGACCATATGTGATCCGGGTTCACCGGTGTAACATCATGTAGCGTTCATTTTAGAgacgaaaaaaaagagaaaaatgtaAAATTGCAAAGACGATACTGTGTTTACATACTCCAGGAGCTCTGTATCCTCATTTACATGTAGAGTTTCTAAACTTTATCTTTTTTGAAAAGGTGTAGCCTGTACTACTAATCCGGGgttcttttttttccaaaatgtTGGACCAGGTCTGGGCAGAATGTTCGTTAATCCAAATTCACATTCGAAGTTGGTAGTTCCCCTGATGGTTACTGCTGTGGCACCGATCCCCTGTTCATTAGTCCGAGCCCTGCCACTCCACCGAAATTTACATTTGAGGGTTGAGGCTCCGGCACATCTCGAGCCTCAAAGTTCGAGCGATCTCTTCAATAATTCCCCTTGATTTGGTTGATTTCACTTCAAATTACCAGCTTTCCAACGAAATGACATACCCACTCGTCCTACAAGGAATGCAACCTTGATGAGTCaagtaatttcaaatttgataattttttttaaaacaaatattatattataaaataaatatcattagattaaTTATGTAATATTTTTCATACCAAATCTATTTGGATAATAAATAATagtatttttataaatttaattaaatttgaaattatttaACTTTTTCGGAAGCTAGAGtatgttttttaaaaaaggatCATTATTTCTTTCGAATGCATCCTTGCCCGTCAACCGTCATGGACGGACTGACGGGTGCCGGGGCAATAATTGTCGCAGCTTCCAAGGTTGCCCCGGCCGTCCGATCGCCCGCTCCCGACCATCCCACCCGTCCGGCCGTCCGCCCTCTGCCGCGGGCGTCAACAGCTGGGGGCGCAGAGAAACCGAGGCGACACGTCATCCCTGCCCGGCTGCCCCCCTTCATTTCCGCGTCCTCTtcaattctctctctctctctctctctctctctcttgcagCAGcaacgccgcctccgcctccgccttccTGTTGACaccgccgctccgctccgctcttctcccccccccaccccacccccagcagccgccgccatgCCCTAGCGCCGTCTTCTCCGCCCCGAGCTCCGTCGGCTGCCTCCAGCGCCCGCCGTGGCCGGACGCGCTCCCCGCAtctgggcgggcgggcgggccggTGGTCGGCGCGCCCCGGCTGCTCCGTCGCCGGTGCCATTGTACTGGTACGCGCCAAGGCTACGCTATCTTAATCCCCCACTTCAGCTTCACCCACCCCGCCTCGCTCCCTCTCGGCTCCCCACTAGCTAGCGGTGCCTCTGCTCTGCGATTTGGTTTGCTGGTTGCTGTGTAGCTGGTTAGTGTTTCTGAAGAGGGGGATCGATTGGGTAGGTTCCGTTTGGTTCTGTTCGGTGTTGTAGAGTCCGGATCTGCTTCCTCTAGTGGATTTGAAGTTGGAGGTGTCCCCCATTTCACCGGTCGGCTTGGAATCAACCGGCTTTAAATTACAACTACTCTGTCCGCTCGGGTTTGGTATGTGCAAAACGTACTGTGCTCACCTGTCCACCTTGTGACAGTGATCTGCATGGTtggtgtgagaaccgcccaatttgcactcggtttaggtgaaattattgattaatccttTAAGTTGAGGGCTAGCACGTGTCCGTCTCTCGACACGCCACGCGCTAATTCAAAATAAATGTATTACCTAAATGTATTACttataattaatcataaatgtATTAGTTTTCAGCAATTCAAAATAAGATAAATCGGAAAAGACATGCAAACTTAtctaaacaaaacaaaaaaaaataccttagatactaggcatgaaaacaaagctaacaaaactgggtttactattttctcactttccagcaaaaagttctatattaaaccattttcagataaagtataagaaaacaaactaaaactttgatacacagcaaggaagcatgtgaacaagttgtaccactgaaaactacacctcacaaggagtctaacaaaatttagtttgagatttttctagcagtacacaaataaataagcattaaactcacttttgcaagataaaactatagataaatctacagcaaagtaacatgcaaaacaacatttttcctaagtagatctcagctagaggaaacaaacaaaacaagtttcataatttttggagctatacatgaatttctatggattttgcaaGTTTGCTGCTCAACTAAACACCTAGAAAAACGCTAGATGCACCccagccggccagcccagaggcCGACAGGCCGGGCCCACTGGCCAGCGGCCCACCAGCCCGAGTCAAGGCCGACCAGGGGCCTTGacccgcggcggggcgcggccacggcgcgcgtgcacgcgcggcgacggtggcggcgacgtgaggcggcgcggcgaggcgaggccagAGCGGGCCGGGGAAGGTGCGCac is drawn from Panicum virgatum strain AP13 chromosome 1N, P.virgatum_v5, whole genome shotgun sequence and contains these coding sequences:
- the LOC120654642 gene encoding DNA-binding protein BIN4-like isoform X1: MGEEDEDPDWLTAFQAPSTAPVMLSSGSDASPEASPTRTTPSREQGNGEKQASLDYAGDRDDPEQNKGKPLKFARRKTLSSKKEGPTTDEKQDNTSRSTPKKDMVTLSYGSDASPGNSPSRAGDADHEENSFSSPKRKGVQQTKNKKPKVAGTKSDPDQIGDTLEHQEGVAEDEMQDKLTGNLVSQRLPLIFPDKVQRSKALIECDGDSIDLSGDIGAVGRIVVSNGPTGSQDLLLDLKGMIYKTTIVPSRTFCVVSVGQSEAKIEAIMNDFIQLEPQSNLFEAETMMEGTLDGFTFDSDDEGDKLPESQAYQNDQNNEDDGQPKAKTKRKAEKQVGKALKKAKVAGKAPKKGARKTQPAKRTRKAKK
- the LOC120654642 gene encoding DNA-binding protein BIN4-like isoform X2, encoding MGEEDEDPDWLTAFQAPSTAPVMLSSGSDASPEASPTRTTPSREQGNGEKQASLDYAGDRDDPEQNKGKPLKFARRKTLSSKKEGPTTDEKQDNTSRSTPKKDMVTLSYGSDASPGNSPSRAGDADHEENSFSSPKRKGVQQTKNKKPKVAGTKSDPDQIDTLEHQEGVAEDEMQDKLTGNLVSQRLPLIFPDKVQRSKALIECDGDSIDLSGDIGAVGRIVVSNGPTGSQDLLLDLKGMIYKTTIVPSRTFCVVSVGQSEAKIEAIMNDFIQLEPQSNLFEAETMMEGTLDGFTFDSDDEGDKLPESQAYQNDQNNEDDGQPKAKTKRKAEKQVGKALKKAKVAGKAPKKGARKTQPAKRTRKAKK